Genomic DNA from Leptospira congkakensis:
AACGTTTCCTTGGTGATCAAGAAATTCGGATCAAAAAAGAAAACCCTGTCACAACTTTTGTATCAGTTCGTTATGAAGTTCCTCCGGGTCCTATCCACCCATTATTTTTGGAATTACCAGAATACATTCATATACCTTATGAAACTATCGAGGCACATCACGCATTAGGAGATATCATTCAAATTCTTTCTCGTGAATTAGAACTCAATCTCGGAACAGATTTAATTGTGCAAAGGTTAACCGATATTTTGTTATATTATATGTTGCGGATGTGGTTGAACCAAAATCTAGATTCGCAAGCTGGTTGGATCAAAGCCTTTCATGATACGCAAGTGCTGTATGCCCTGGAAAAATTACACAATGGGTATAACAAAGATTGGACCATTGAATCTTTGGCAAAAGAAACTGGGGTCTCTCGGGCCAACTTAGCTAACCGGTTCCGTGATGTTTTGGGAATTCCTCCGATGGAATACTTGGCAAAACTCAGAATGGAAAAAGCCAAACAAATGTTTCAAAAAGGGAATATGGGTTTGGAAGAGATTGCACAAAATGTAGGTTATGCGTCTGCTTTTTCTTTTTCGAAAGCATACAAACGTATTTTTGGAAATTCACCGAGCCGAGAGTGGAAACGAGTTGTGTAGAAGTGTACGAATGTTTTCTAGCTGATGTTTTTTAGGTAAGTATTCTGGATGATTTCGAAATACCTCCGCTGCTTTTCTAATTTTCGAAGTATCGGCCATCATTGGTTTTGTTTCTTTCCATCGCCCATCTAGTTTCATTTGTTCTGAAAGTTTGAGATAAGATTTGATCCTTCCAGCTCTTGTTGCATAACCGATTCGATTTTCACATTGACACTGATTATTTGCTTTTGTAAGACTACATTCTTTTCCAAGAAATGATTCCATTTGTTTTCTAGACCTAGATAACTTTTGGCGGAAGGCTTCTGGACGAATTCCCATCACAAGAGCACCTTCTTCACTGGAAGTTTGGAACACTTCTCCTAAAAGATAAGCCATTCGGTAAGGCCTGGAAAGACCTTGTAACATAGAGTAGGTGCAAGCTACCTGAACATGTAAAATAAGTTCAGAAACTGGCGGCGAGGATTCTTCATCCATGGTTACGGTTGGAAATTCAAGTGGCGGTTGGTAAGGTTTTTGTGTCCGGTGTAATTCCTCGCGAACAGCTCGCAAATGAACCTTCCTTCGTTCCATTTTTGATTTTTGTACATTGATCAAATGGTTACTGGCAATCCGATAGATCCAAGTTGAAAGTTTACTCTCCTTCCTGAATCCACCTAAGTTCGTAATCACTTTCACCAAAATTTCTTGGGTGGCATCTTCCGCATCTTCTGGATTCCATAAAAATTTCAAAGCCAGTGAAAAAACTTTTGGTTGGAAGATTTGAATGAGCTCTTCCAAAGCATTGGTTTTTCCAGCAAGTGAACTTTCTAATAGTAAAAGATGCGGATCTTCGATCATTATTTTTTGTTGGCTATGTAGTGAACGACTAGAGCAAGAAAAGCAGGTAATCCTTGTGAAAACAAAATCGAAAACTTAGCAGTTGCTGAACCATAAATCCCTGCCACTACCACACAAATGAGAAAAAACAAAATGGTTTGGAATTTTTGTGTTTGGTCTTTGATGAAAAACAAAGCCCAAAAAAGTCCAGCTGCTAAAAATCCATTATAAAGACCTTGGTTTTTTGCAAGCTTAGCAGTGATCTCTGCG
This window encodes:
- a CDS encoding AraC family transcriptional regulator produces the protein MDLLSDILASAGWKNDLLSKGQIFDSFGFHFPCERSGGFHVVTQGSCYARMGGTTIPLHKGDLIFITRGTNHELLSDPKAKVVTIERFLGDQEIRIKKENPVTTFVSVRYEVPPGPIHPLFLELPEYIHIPYETIEAHHALGDIIQILSRELELNLGTDLIVQRLTDILLYYMLRMWLNQNLDSQAGWIKAFHDTQVLYALEKLHNGYNKDWTIESLAKETGVSRANLANRFRDVLGIPPMEYLAKLRMEKAKQMFQKGNMGLEEIAQNVGYASAFSFSKAYKRIFGNSPSREWKRVV
- a CDS encoding DUF1304 domain-containing protein produces the protein MKILSVILTGFVAVEHVFILVLEMFLWKSEFGMKVFQLTPETAEITAKLAKNQGLYNGFLAAGLFWALFFIKDQTQKFQTILFFLICVVVAGIYGSATAKFSILFSQGLPAFLALVVHYIANKK
- a CDS encoding RNA polymerase sigma factor translates to MIEDPHLLLLESSLAGKTNALEELIQIFQPKVFSLALKFLWNPEDAEDATQEILVKVITNLGGFRKESKLSTWIYRIASNHLINVQKSKMERRKVHLRAVREELHRTQKPYQPPLEFPTVTMDEESSPPVSELILHVQVACTYSMLQGLSRPYRMAYLLGEVFQTSSEEGALVMGIRPEAFRQKLSRSRKQMESFLGKECSLTKANNQCQCENRIGYATRAGRIKSYLKLSEQMKLDGRWKETKPMMADTSKIRKAAEVFRNHPEYLPKKHQLENIRTLLHNSFPLSAR